The Niastella koreensis GR20-10 genome includes a window with the following:
- the scpB gene encoding SMC-Scp complex subunit ScpB yields MMEISNLIPHIEALIFASEKPLTTLEITDLINQAFGFMEDKITLDQIESAIEGILEKYKAEFYPFEVRESGGGWQFLTKKDFHKTVAQLNGDRFLKRLSTAALETLSIVAYKQPVTKSDIEAIRGVSSDYAIQKLLEKDLIVITGRNENLPGHPLVYGTSKNFMDYFGLNTTDDLPKLKEVLDDNYVAPTVIGDETGAAPAVGDEAGEGLLPAENGVYLNGTDVTISEEGEESEEGAEENVQPALGQEVPGEEEENEEATEDSYEPDTDETDEDAIAEEAEALDEEADEVLDEIAEEGFDDEEAYITPEEEEEADAETEDDSISFAVDDNGELIEEHTDEEGEESEEEDEEDEDEGNDEDKSDEEDEEKK; encoded by the coding sequence ATGATGGAAATTTCCAACCTGATACCCCATATAGAGGCGTTGATCTTTGCCAGTGAAAAGCCTTTAACAACATTGGAGATCACAGATCTTATCAACCAGGCCTTTGGCTTTATGGAAGATAAGATCACGCTCGATCAGATTGAATCGGCCATTGAAGGTATTTTAGAAAAATACAAGGCCGAGTTCTATCCATTCGAAGTGCGCGAAAGCGGCGGCGGTTGGCAGTTCCTCACTAAAAAAGACTTTCATAAAACCGTTGCCCAGTTAAACGGTGATAGATTCCTTAAACGCCTGTCTACAGCAGCGTTGGAAACCCTGAGTATCGTTGCTTATAAACAACCGGTTACAAAATCTGATATTGAAGCCATCCGTGGGGTGAGCAGCGATTACGCGATTCAGAAATTACTCGAAAAAGACCTCATAGTAATAACAGGACGTAACGAAAACCTGCCCGGTCACCCGCTGGTGTATGGTACGTCCAAAAACTTTATGGACTATTTCGGCCTGAACACAACAGACGACCTGCCCAAGCTGAAAGAAGTACTCGACGACAACTATGTAGCGCCCACCGTTATAGGCGATGAAACCGGTGCCGCGCCTGCAGTAGGCGACGAAGCAGGAGAAGGCCTGCTTCCTGCAGAAAATGGCGTTTATTTAAATGGCACCGACGTAACAATTAGCGAAGAAGGAGAAGAAAGTGAAGAAGGTGCAGAGGAAAATGTTCAACCAGCTTTAGGCCAGGAAGTGCCCGGCGAAGAAGAAGAGAACGAAGAAGCCACTGAGGACTCCTACGAACCGGATACCGACGAAACCGATGAAGATGCCATTGCTGAAGAAGCAGAAGCCCTGGACGAAGAAGCCGATGAAGTGCTGGATGAAATTGCCGAAGAAGGGTTTGATGATGAAGAAGCCTACATTACCCCCGAAGAAGAGGAAGAAGCAGATGCTGAAACAGAAGATGACTCCATCTCATTTGCCGTTGACGACAATGGTGAACTGATAGAAGAACATACTGATGAAGAAGGGGAGGAAAGTGAGGAAGAGGACGAAGAAGATGAGGACGAAGGGAACGATGAGGATAAATCTGATGAAGAGGACGAAGAAAAGAAATGA
- the atpG gene encoding ATP synthase F1 subunit gamma, translating to MAGQLKEVRNKIKATQNMQQITKAMKMVSAAKLRKAQDAIVQMRPYARKLQEVLSNIVSGTESDAGMALAVERPVEKVLLIVITSDRGLCGAYNTNVIKLARNTINEKYAAQNAKGNLTIWGIGKKGTEFFQKNKYKVNDTYRDLFLKLNFENVQAIAQAAVKAFEAKEFDVIELVYSEFRNAAMQRFALERFLPIPKVEKKEGAKKSDFIFEPAKDELIAELMPKILNTQLFKAVLDANASEHGARMTAMDKASENANELLKHYKISYNRARQAAITTELTEIVSGAAALQG from the coding sequence ATGGCAGGTCAGTTAAAAGAAGTTCGTAATAAGATCAAGGCAACCCAGAATATGCAGCAGATTACCAAGGCAATGAAAATGGTAAGCGCTGCCAAATTGAGAAAAGCCCAGGATGCTATCGTACAGATGCGTCCATATGCCCGTAAACTGCAGGAAGTGCTGAGCAACATTGTGAGCGGAACAGAAAGTGATGCAGGTATGGCCCTGGCAGTTGAACGCCCTGTAGAGAAAGTGCTGTTGATCGTTATTACCAGCGACCGTGGTTTGTGCGGCGCTTACAATACCAACGTAATTAAACTGGCCCGCAATACCATCAATGAAAAATATGCTGCTCAGAACGCCAAAGGCAATCTGACCATTTGGGGCATTGGTAAAAAAGGCACTGAATTCTTCCAGAAAAATAAATACAAGGTAAACGATACCTACAGGGACCTGTTCCTGAAATTGAATTTCGAGAACGTACAGGCAATTGCCCAGGCTGCTGTAAAAGCGTTTGAAGCAAAGGAATTTGATGTAATTGAACTGGTGTACAGCGAATTCCGCAATGCCGCCATGCAACGTTTCGCCCTGGAGCGTTTCCTTCCCATCCCGAAAGTAGAGAAGAAAGAAGGCGCCAAGAAAAGCGACTTCATCTTTGAACCCGCAAAAGACGAGCTCATCGCCGAGCTGATGCCAAAGATCCTGAACACACAATTGTTCAAAGCTGTACTGGATGCCAATGCTTCTGAGCATGGCGCCCGGATGACGGCCATGGATAAAGCCAGCGAAAACGCCAACGAGTTATTAAAGCACTATAAAATTTCATATAACCGGGCACGCCAGGCAGCTATCACTACCGAACTTACAGAGATCGTGAGCGGTGCCGCTGCATTACAAGGTTAA
- a CDS encoding SDR family oxidoreductase: MQTIFITGGTGYIGSRLIAALLKTGEYRIKALARKGSEHKLPPGCEVVIGDALDASSYTNAPNNADVFIHLIGVPHPSPAKTAAFETIDLVSVQQAAAVISNNRLPHVIYLSVSQYPGRIMKEYRDIRATGEGLLQSTGARCSFIRPWYVLGPGHWWPVLLMPLYTLARLIPATREQSRQQGLVTIKQMIRTLHFAINHPPENGVRIYNVPDIKAF; encoded by the coding sequence ATGCAAACCATCTTCATTACGGGGGGAACCGGGTATATCGGTTCCCGGCTCATTGCCGCCCTGTTAAAAACCGGCGAATATCGCATTAAGGCCCTGGCCCGGAAGGGGTCCGAACACAAGCTGCCGCCCGGCTGCGAAGTGGTAATCGGTGATGCGCTGGATGCTTCTTCTTACACCAATGCCCCGAATAATGCCGATGTATTTATTCACCTGATAGGTGTGCCCCACCCCTCGCCCGCTAAAACAGCTGCCTTTGAAACCATTGACCTGGTATCGGTACAACAGGCGGCGGCCGTAATCAGCAACAACCGGCTGCCGCATGTTATTTACCTCAGCGTAAGCCAGTACCCCGGCCGCATCATGAAAGAATACCGCGATATACGGGCAACCGGTGAAGGCCTGTTGCAATCAACAGGCGCCCGCTGTTCTTTCATCAGGCCCTGGTATGTGCTGGGCCCGGGTCACTGGTGGCCGGTTTTACTGATGCCCCTGTATACTTTAGCGCGACTGATACCTGCCACCCGCGAACAAAGCCGCCAGCAGGGACTGGTAACCATCAAACAAATGATCCGTACCCTGCACTTTGCCATCAACCATCCTCCAGAAAATGGTGTGCGTATTTATAATGTTCCAGACATAAAAGCGTTCTAA
- the surE gene encoding 5'/3'-nucleotidase SurE — protein sequence MAKAKKKNAAKAKPVILITNDDGITAPGIHNLVEAVKDLGKIVVVAPDKPQSGMGHAITIGQPLRLAAVSTFFDGVEAYQCSGTPVDCVKLAVDKILHRKPDLCLSGINHGANHSINVIYSGTMSAAVEAAIESIPSIGFSLLDYSIDADFTAARKYARIIVEQMLKKIPEKHTVLNVNFPPVAPELIKGVRICRQAYAKYEEDFVERNDPNGRKYYWLTGEFVNFDKGKDTDVWALKNNYVSVVPVQFDLTNYQLKDKLEKTWKL from the coding sequence ATGGCAAAAGCAAAAAAGAAGAACGCAGCTAAGGCAAAACCGGTTATTCTCATAACGAACGACGATGGGATAACAGCACCGGGTATCCATAACCTGGTAGAGGCAGTAAAAGATCTGGGTAAAATTGTAGTTGTTGCCCCCGATAAACCACAATCAGGCATGGGCCATGCCATTACTATCGGGCAGCCGTTGCGCCTGGCTGCCGTATCTACCTTCTTTGACGGGGTAGAAGCCTACCAATGCTCAGGCACCCCGGTTGATTGCGTAAAACTGGCGGTTGATAAAATCCTGCACCGCAAACCCGATCTGTGTTTGAGCGGTATCAACCATGGCGCCAATCATTCCATAAACGTTATTTATTCAGGAACCATGTCGGCCGCAGTAGAGGCTGCTATTGAAAGCATACCCTCCATTGGTTTTTCGCTGCTCGATTACAGCATCGATGCCGATTTTACTGCCGCCCGTAAATATGCCCGGATCATTGTGGAGCAGATGTTGAAGAAAATACCGGAGAAACATACCGTGCTGAACGTGAACTTTCCCCCCGTAGCGCCCGAGCTTATAAAAGGCGTTCGTATCTGCCGTCAGGCCTATGCGAAATATGAAGAGGATTTTGTTGAGCGCAACGACCCCAATGGCCGGAAGTATTACTGGCTAACCGGTGAGTTTGTGAACTTCGACAAAGGAAAAGACACCGATGTGTGGGCCCTTAAAAACAATTATGTGAGCGTTGTACCAGTGCAGTTTGACCTTACCAATTATCAACTGAAAGATAAGCTCGAAAAAACCTGGAAACTGTAA
- the lpxB gene encoding lipid-A-disaccharide synthase: MRYYIIAGEASGDLHGSNLIKELKKSDTAAEIRCWGGDRMQQAGGELVKHYRDLAFMGFIEVAKNLGTILRNLQFCKDDITQYKPDALILIDYPGFNLRIAEWAKQQGYKVIYYISPQVWAWKENRVVKMKQCIDKMLVILPFEKEYYKNKWNWEVDYVGHPLIEVVEEAQLKPSKPLADKPIIALLPGSRKQEILKKLPIMLEVSRLFPAYQFVVAKAPGQEDSFYESVLAAYPNVSSVRDATYNLLLQSRAALVTSGTATLETALFGVPEVVCYKGSNISYQIAKRLIKVKYISLVNLIMDKLVVKELIQNDLTPGNLRTELDALLTNKATQQQLQQDYAALQHLLGQGGHASARAASLIVDYLQKK; encoded by the coding sequence ATGCGTTATTACATTATAGCTGGTGAGGCTTCAGGGGATTTGCATGGCAGTAATCTTATAAAAGAACTTAAAAAATCCGATACCGCAGCGGAGATCCGGTGCTGGGGTGGCGACAGAATGCAACAGGCCGGTGGCGAACTGGTGAAGCATTACCGCGACCTGGCATTTATGGGCTTTATTGAGGTGGCCAAAAACCTGGGCACTATTTTGCGCAACCTGCAGTTTTGCAAGGATGACATTACCCAATACAAACCCGATGCGCTTATCCTCATCGACTACCCCGGTTTTAACTTACGCATAGCCGAATGGGCCAAACAACAAGGTTATAAGGTCATTTATTATATCTCGCCACAGGTATGGGCGTGGAAGGAGAACCGTGTTGTAAAAATGAAACAATGCATTGACAAAATGCTGGTGATCCTGCCATTTGAAAAAGAGTATTACAAAAACAAATGGAACTGGGAAGTAGATTATGTGGGCCACCCGTTGATAGAGGTGGTGGAAGAGGCGCAATTGAAACCCAGTAAGCCATTGGCCGATAAACCCATTATTGCCTTATTGCCCGGCAGCCGCAAACAGGAAATCCTGAAAAAGCTGCCCATTATGCTGGAAGTAAGCCGCCTGTTCCCGGCCTACCAGTTTGTAGTGGCCAAGGCCCCTGGCCAGGAAGACAGCTTTTATGAATCCGTGCTGGCCGCCTATCCCAATGTATCGTCGGTACGTGACGCCACGTACAACCTGTTGCTGCAATCGCGGGCTGCACTGGTTACCTCAGGTACTGCCACCCTTGAAACTGCTTTATTCGGTGTTCCTGAAGTGGTTTGCTATAAAGGCAGCAATATCAGCTACCAGATAGCCAAACGGCTTATAAAGGTAAAATACATTTCCCTGGTAAATCTTATCATGGATAAACTGGTGGTGAAGGAACTGATTCAAAACGACCTCACCCCCGGTAACCTGCGCACCGAACTGGATGCCCTGCTCACCAATAAAGCTACCCAGCAACAACTGCAGCAGGACTATGCCGCATTGCAACACCTGCTTGGCCAGGGCGGACATGCGTCGGCCAGAGCGGCTTCTCTCATAGTAGATTATTTGCAGAAGAAATAA
- a CDS encoding DUF6728 family protein: MGVWRQLQEYFYLKKRDPNAPNSSWMRYMHGINRISLFMFLIAIIVIIVKLVMMKK, encoded by the coding sequence ATGGGAGTCTGGAGACAATTGCAGGAATATTTCTACCTGAAGAAACGTGACCCGAACGCACCCAATTCCAGTTGGATGCGCTATATGCATGGAATAAACAGGATCTCCCTGTTCATGTTCCTGATTGCGATCATCGTCATTATTGTAAAGCTGGTGATGATGAAGAAGTAA
- a CDS encoding zinc-dependent metalloprotease produces MRKFLMVLIISPGLLLTAARAQDKKGTAVAPLPNDSTKKKPAGITDKVKTSRKYDGLFTLYQDTVTGTVQLYVKKNQLGKEYIYQSFSINGPNQLFLNQSMHRQTMVFKIEKAFDKLEFSRVNTRFWYDPNNPVSKTATVDKPEAVFLVEKTVSEDADGYLISADGLFISEKLDPVKPIFPPGIPPTAIFNLGNLNPAKSRYTTLRSFPNNSDIVVDLAYDNPMPFNNGTTDITDARYVRVRMQHSLIEMPKNDFHARRDDPRVGYFSQMVNDQTSISPVPYKDIIHRWDLKKKDPNAALSEPVEPIVYWIENTTPVEYRQTIMEAGLKWNEAFEKAGFKNAVQMKIMPDDADWDPADIRYNVIRWVSSATPTYGAIGPSFVNPKTGQIIGADITIEWYSGSATPILDELFKPAAATGNLQLPGMESQQEANCSLANELKSQLLTGMTVLDATNASPLELVEMHKQFLTYLVMHEMGHTLGLNHNMKASQMLSPAEINNTELTHQIGLIGSVMDYPAINIAADRSKQGDYYTTKAGPYDLWAIEYGYTPFNEGDEAAGLKKIIARSTDPKLAFGNDGDDMRAPGKAMDPRVNVNELTSDAIGYAEDRFKIVNQVMAKLVQKYTKEGQSYAELRTRYGTLLGQRFSMASAVSRYVGGIYIDRSYPEQHSASKPYTPVPLATQKRAIEVLNKYLFAPDAFDTDAQVFAYLQPQRRGFTQNVVGDDFKATDNILAVQTGSSLSHLLHGAPLLRLTNSRLYGNQYSVASMMGDLQKGIFNADIATNVNVYRQNLQTWYVRQLVSMIDPKNQQFDDVSKAAALYTLKKIKTQLATAVSTNDETKAHRANLVFLIENGMEPK; encoded by the coding sequence ATGAGAAAATTCCTGATGGTCCTTATCATCTCGCCGGGTTTGTTGCTGACCGCTGCCCGCGCGCAGGATAAAAAAGGGACCGCTGTAGCGCCCCTCCCGAACGATTCGACCAAAAAAAAACCTGCCGGCATTACCGATAAAGTAAAAACCAGCCGTAAATACGATGGCCTGTTTACGCTGTACCAGGATACTGTAACCGGTACGGTTCAACTATATGTAAAGAAAAATCAGCTGGGGAAGGAATATATCTATCAAAGCTTTTCCATCAATGGTCCCAACCAATTGTTCCTGAACCAGAGCATGCACCGGCAAACCATGGTTTTTAAAATAGAAAAAGCGTTCGACAAGCTGGAATTCTCCCGCGTAAACACCCGGTTCTGGTACGACCCCAACAACCCGGTAAGTAAAACAGCTACGGTTGATAAACCGGAAGCGGTTTTCCTGGTAGAGAAAACAGTGTCGGAAGATGCAGACGGCTACCTGATCAGCGCCGATGGCCTGTTCATCAGCGAAAAGCTCGATCCGGTAAAACCAATCTTCCCGCCGGGCATTCCGCCAACTGCCATCTTTAACCTGGGCAACCTGAACCCTGCCAAATCGCGTTACACCACGCTGCGTTCATTCCCTAATAATTCCGACATCGTGGTAGACCTGGCATATGACAACCCCATGCCTTTCAACAACGGCACCACCGACATTACAGATGCCCGTTATGTACGCGTTCGCATGCAGCACAGCCTGATAGAAATGCCAAAGAATGATTTCCATGCCCGCCGCGATGATCCCCGGGTTGGTTATTTTTCCCAGATGGTGAACGACCAAACCAGCATCAGCCCGGTTCCTTACAAAGACATTATTCACCGCTGGGACCTGAAGAAAAAAGACCCCAATGCAGCGCTGAGCGAACCGGTTGAACCCATTGTTTACTGGATAGAAAACACCACCCCCGTTGAATATCGCCAAACGATCATGGAGGCTGGTTTAAAATGGAATGAAGCATTTGAAAAGGCCGGTTTTAAAAATGCCGTTCAAATGAAAATAATGCCCGATGATGCCGATTGGGACCCTGCCGATATTCGTTATAATGTGATCCGCTGGGTTTCATCTGCCACGCCCACCTATGGCGCTATTGGCCCCAGTTTTGTAAATCCCAAGACCGGGCAGATCATTGGCGCCGACATCACTATTGAATGGTATTCGGGCAGCGCCACGCCCATCCTGGATGAATTGTTCAAACCAGCTGCAGCTACCGGCAATTTACAACTCCCCGGCATGGAGTCACAGCAGGAAGCCAATTGCTCCCTGGCCAACGAGCTGAAAAGCCAGCTACTAACAGGGATGACCGTACTGGATGCCACCAATGCATCTCCCCTTGAACTGGTTGAAATGCACAAACAGTTTCTTACCTACCTGGTGATGCATGAAATGGGTCACACCCTTGGCTTGAACCATAATATGAAAGCCAGCCAGATGTTATCACCTGCTGAAATAAACAATACGGAGCTTACGCACCAGATCGGGTTGATTGGTTCGGTAATGGATTACCCTGCTATCAACATTGCCGCCGACAGAAGCAAACAGGGCGATTACTATACTACCAAGGCCGGTCCATATGACTTGTGGGCTATTGAATATGGTTACACTCCGTTTAATGAAGGCGATGAAGCGGCAGGTTTAAAAAAGATCATTGCCCGCAGCACCGATCCCAAACTGGCATTTGGCAACGATGGCGACGATATGCGTGCACCTGGTAAAGCCATGGACCCGCGCGTGAATGTGAATGAATTAACCAGCGATGCCATTGGTTATGCTGAAGACCGTTTTAAGATCGTGAACCAGGTAATGGCCAAACTGGTACAGAAGTATACAAAAGAAGGCCAGTCGTATGCTGAATTACGCACCCGCTATGGCACCCTGCTTGGCCAGCGTTTTAGTATGGCATCGGCCGTTAGCCGTTATGTGGGTGGTATTTATATCGACAGAAGTTATCCCGAACAGCATTCTGCCAGCAAGCCTTATACCCCCGTTCCGCTGGCTACACAAAAACGCGCCATCGAGGTTTTGAACAAATACCTGTTTGCGCCCGACGCGTTTGACACCGACGCCCAGGTGTTTGCTTACCTGCAACCTCAGCGCCGCGGCTTCACCCAAAATGTAGTGGGCGATGACTTCAAGGCTACTGATAATATCCTGGCCGTACAAACTGGCAGCAGCCTTTCGCACCTGTTGCATGGCGCCCCCCTGCTTCGCCTCACCAACAGCCGTTTATATGGCAACCAGTACAGCGTTGCCAGCATGATGGGCGATTTGCAGAAAGGCATTTTCAATGCGGATATTGCTACCAATGTAAATGTATACCGCCAGAACCTGCAAACCTGGTATGTTCGCCAACTGGTATCCATGATAGACCCTAAGAACCAGCAGTTTGACGATGTATCAAAAGCAGCCGCTTTGTACACGCTGAAAAAGATCAAAACACAACTGGCCACCGCTGTTTCAACCAACGATGAAACAAAAGCGCACCGTGCCAACCTGGTGTTCCTGATCGAAAACGGCATGGAACCTAAATAA
- a CDS encoding group III truncated hemoglobin: MKPDIRDRADIQHLVDTFYTKVRADETIGYLFNDVARVNWEVHLPRMYDFWENIVFQTGGFKGNPMVAHVQLHQKSPLTAEHFQHWLKLWLSTVDELFEGEKTELIKQRARSIATMMQIKVHPSNDPRSIM, translated from the coding sequence ATGAAACCTGATATAAGAGATAGAGCCGATATTCAGCATTTAGTAGATACTTTTTATACAAAAGTGCGGGCCGATGAAACTATTGGATACCTGTTTAACGATGTTGCCAGGGTGAATTGGGAAGTGCATTTGCCCCGCATGTATGATTTTTGGGAAAACATTGTTTTTCAAACCGGTGGTTTTAAGGGCAATCCCATGGTGGCCCACGTACAACTGCATCAGAAATCGCCGCTTACCGCCGAACACTTTCAGCATTGGCTTAAGTTATGGTTAAGCACTGTAGACGAGCTGTTTGAGGGTGAAAAGACCGAGTTGATAAAACAACGGGCCCGGTCTATCGCTACCATGATGCAGATAAAAGTGCATCCTTCCAACGATCCCCGGTCAATTATGTAA
- a CDS encoding ABC transporter permease, which produces MKKIIKYVLLDLLRNRIIIAYTLFLAVISLSVFNLEDNPSKGILSLLNLVLIIVPLVSIIFSTIYVYNAAEFIELLVSQPLRRVNIWLSIFTGLASSVCMAFLVGCGIPVLIYAPGDTGLMMTAMGLLLTIVFVAIALLASALTRDKAKGIGVAILLWFYFTLIFDGIVLFLLFQFMDYPMEKPMVVFSCLNPVDLARILILLKLDMSALMGATSAVFRSFFGNQLGIVITIGVMLAWAVTPLWWSVRKFNRKDL; this is translated from the coding sequence ATGAAAAAGATCATCAAATACGTCCTGCTCGATCTGTTGCGTAACCGCATCATCATTGCCTACACACTGTTTCTGGCGGTGATTTCGCTGAGCGTGTTCAACCTGGAAGACAATCCCTCCAAAGGCATCCTGAGTTTGTTGAACCTGGTGTTGATTATTGTTCCCCTGGTTAGCATAATATTTTCAACCATCTATGTATACAATGCCGCTGAGTTTATTGAATTACTGGTATCGCAACCTTTACGGCGGGTCAACATCTGGTTAAGCATTTTTACCGGGCTGGCATCTTCTGTGTGCATGGCGTTCCTGGTTGGTTGCGGCATTCCGGTACTTATTTATGCCCCCGGCGATACCGGGTTGATGATGACGGCCATGGGCCTGCTGCTGACCATTGTGTTTGTGGCCATTGCCCTGCTGGCATCGGCATTAACCCGCGATAAAGCAAAAGGAATTGGGGTGGCAATATTATTATGGTTCTATTTTACACTTATTTTTGACGGCATTGTTTTATTCCTGTTATTCCAGTTCATGGATTACCCAATGGAAAAACCAATGGTGGTGTTCAGTTGTTTAAATCCTGTTGACTTGGCGCGTATCCTCATTTTGCTGAAACTCGATATGTCAGCTTTAATGGGCGCTACCAGTGCTGTATTCCGGAGTTTCTTTGGAAATCAATTGGGTATAGTGATAACAATAGGAGTTATGCTGGCCTGGGCGGTAACGCCTTTATGGTGGTCGGTAAGAAAATTTAATCGTAAGGACTTATGA
- a CDS encoding ABC transporter ATP-binding protein, translated as MIIATNVTKKFSKLTALDNVSVSCIKGQAISLIGPNGSGKTTLIKCLLGMVVPDSGFITFDKKNIAHNWQYRSAIGYMPQIGRYPENMTIAQVLDMMKDIRKQTAVELDEELIHLFKLDGMLHKRMGTLSGGTRQKVSASLAFLFNPDVLILDEPTAGLDPLSTEILKEKIRKEKQQGKLIMITSHILSDLDDIITEVIYMEEGKLKFHKSLSQLQLDTGEKTLSRAIAHVMQS; from the coding sequence ATGATAATAGCTACAAACGTTACGAAGAAATTTTCCAAACTCACCGCGCTCGACAACGTGAGCGTAAGCTGCATTAAAGGACAGGCTATTTCGCTCATTGGCCCCAATGGCTCCGGCAAAACAACCCTTATTAAATGCCTGCTGGGAATGGTGGTGCCCGATAGCGGTTTTATCACCTTCGATAAAAAGAACATTGCCCACAACTGGCAATACCGGAGTGCTATTGGTTATATGCCGCAGATAGGCCGGTATCCCGAAAATATGACGATTGCGCAGGTGCTGGATATGATGAAAGACATTCGCAAACAAACTGCTGTGGAGTTGGATGAAGAGCTTATTCATTTGTTCAAACTCGATGGCATGCTTCATAAAAGAATGGGTACGCTCTCCGGCGGTACCCGGCAAAAAGTAAGCGCCTCCCTGGCCTTTTTGTTTAATCCCGATGTATTGATCCTCGATGAGCCTACTGCAGGTCTCGATCCTTTATCAACCGAGATCCTGAAAGAAAAGATCAGGAAGGAAAAACAGCAGGGTAAACTGATAATGATCACCTCGCATATTCTAAGCGATCTCGACGATATTATTACCGAAGTGATCTATATGGAAGAAGGCAAACTGAAATTTCATAAATCGCTTAGCCAGTTACAACTGGATACGGGTGAAAAAACCTTGTCACGCGCTATTGCTCACGTAATGCAATCATAA
- a CDS encoding nitrous oxide reductase family maturation protein NosD, producing MKNVYLVVSLIVLAITANAKTWVVRPAGPLKGLQEAIDNARPGDTIMVEKGVYRQPTIIVNKPLCIKGIGYPVLDGQKKYEIIDIKSDGVVIEGFAVQHSGYSSYNDIAAIRIVNSRNVVIRNNKLDDTFFGIYSQHAVNCIISGNVMHSNAVNEITSANGIHCWKCDSMQILNNIISGHRDGIYFEFVTRSQIRKNMSTGNVRYGLHFMFSNDDVYETNLFKGNGAGVAVMFSHGVTMLQNTFAENWGGAAYGILLKEISDSHIQHNHFVRNTTGIFMEGTNRIRVDQNVFDNNGWALKIQASCNDNTITGNNFIGNSFDVATNGTLVLNTFNNNYWDKYEGYDLNRDGVGDVPYRPVSVYAMIAERNPVSMMLFRSFITGLLDKAEKTIPGFIPENLKDDRPKMKAFK from the coding sequence ATGAAAAACGTTTATCTGGTTGTATCCCTGATCGTATTGGCGATCACGGCAAATGCCAAAACCTGGGTCGTTCGCCCGGCCGGACCATTGAAAGGGTTACAGGAGGCCATTGACAATGCAAGGCCTGGCGATACGATCATGGTTGAAAAAGGGGTATACCGGCAACCAACCATTATAGTGAATAAACCCCTTTGTATAAAGGGGATTGGCTACCCGGTACTGGATGGGCAAAAGAAATATGAGATCATCGATATTAAGAGTGATGGTGTGGTAATAGAAGGGTTTGCGGTACAGCACTCCGGGTATTCAAGCTATAATGACATAGCCGCCATTCGGATTGTAAATAGCCGGAACGTTGTTATCCGCAATAATAAACTCGACGATACCTTCTTTGGCATCTACAGCCAGCACGCAGTTAACTGTATTATCTCAGGCAATGTGATGCATTCAAACGCGGTGAATGAAATTACTTCTGCTAATGGCATCCACTGCTGGAAATGCGATAGTATGCAGATCCTGAACAATATCATCAGCGGGCACCGCGATGGCATTTACTTTGAATTTGTTACCCGTTCGCAAATAAGAAAGAATATGAGCACCGGTAATGTGCGCTATGGGCTGCATTTTATGTTCTCTAACGACGATGTATATGAAACCAATCTTTTTAAAGGCAATGGCGCCGGCGTGGCTGTTATGTTTTCACATGGAGTAACCATGTTGCAGAACACCTTTGCCGAAAACTGGGGCGGAGCTGCCTACGGTATTCTGTTAAAAGAAATTTCCGACAGCCATATTCAACACAACCATTTTGTACGCAACACCACCGGAATATTTATGGAGGGTACCAACCGCATAAGAGTTGACCAGAACGTTTTTGACAACAACGGCTGGGCATTAAAGATCCAGGCCAGTTGCAACGATAATACCATTACCGGTAACAACTTCATCGGTAACAGTTTTGATGTAGCTACCAATGGTACACTGGTATTGAACACCTTTAATAATAACTACTGGGATAAATACGAGGGCTACGATCTGAACAGGGATGGAGTAGGGGACGTGCCTTACCGGCCGGTTAGTGTATATGCCATGATTGCCGAACGTAACCCGGTTAGCATGATGTTGTTCCGCAGTTTTATTACCGGTTTGCTGGATAAAGCAGAAAAAACGATCCCCGGTTTTATTCCCGAGAACCTCAAAGACGATCGCCCTAAAATGAAAGCATTTAAATAA